From the Pseudomonadota bacterium genome, the window ACGATGGCGTGGGCAGCATTGCGCGATAGGGCGCGAACATCGCCAGCCCCGTCACGGCTGCAAGCCCCGAGAGCGCTGTCGTGAGAGAGACATCGCTGGCCGATCCCACAGGGCTCTGGCCCAGCTCGCCTCGTACGGAGCGGGTGGCGTCGACGAGCCATTCGAGCAGCCTGCTCCCCCTCCGGGTCGGCGCGTTCACGACGCTCTTTTGAATGATGAGGAAGACCAGTCCGACAAACAAAATCTCCACGACGAGAAAGCCTACGGGTCGATCGAGCACCACGCCGCGAACCAGTCGCAGCCCCCCCAGGGCCATGACGACAAGGGCCGGCGCTGCCGAGGCGACGGCTCTGCGACGGCGCGTCTCCGCCGACGGGACGAGGCCGTCGTCGCGCAGCATCTGCCGCAGCCGCGGCTCCTCGTCGGCCGCGAGGCTGTCGACCTCCGCGGTGAGCACGCTCGCACTGAACGTCCCCCCTCTCCTGGCCAGCTCCCCCGCCAGACGACGCAGGATGGGCGACGGGGAAGCGCCCGATGCGAGCAGGAACTGCCCGTCGACGGCCCCCGTGGTCACGAAGCCTTCCGCCAGGGCGGTTGCAAGGATCCAGTCGCGAAGTCCGCGCTGCCCGTCGCGCAGCACGGCAACGAGCGCGAGGTCGTCACCCGACGGCAGGTTGCCCTCACGCAGGTGAGGCCGTGCCGAAGCGGCGCCTCCCGACTCCTGGACGATGAAGTTGCGCGCGACGTAGCCCACGATGAGGGCTGCAATGAAGAACCCGACAAACCAGACCAGAAAGACAGGGCCCGCTGGCATGTTCACAGGCCAGAAGTCGAGGAGATTCATGAGCTCCCTGCGTTTCCTCCGTCAGACGTCACGTCATCCACAGTTCGCCCCGACAGAGGGGCGCTCCCTTCGAGCGCCGCACCCCACCCGCGGGTCGCCCACGCACGCGCTCCCGTGCTGCAGGGAGGCACCACGAGCAGGAGTCGGGGCACGCCGGGGGAACCGAGGACTCTCATGAACATCCATCTCGTCTTCTCGCTGTTGGGGGCCGACCGCGCCGGCCTCGTCGATCAGATCTCGCAAGCCGTGACGCAGAGCGGTGGCAATCTGGAAGAATCGCGCATGGCGTCGCTGGGCAGCGAGTTCGCCGTGATGATGCTGGTGCGCGTCGACGCAAGTCGGCGCAACGGCCTCGAGGCCGCCGTGCGGTCGTGCGCAGAAGTGCTGCAGATGAGCGTGCAGTGCAAGGAGACAAGCGCGGCAAACGAGACTCAGGGTCGGCGCGAGATGCGCGTGACCGTGAGCGGCGCCGATCACGAAGGCATCGTGCATCCCATCGTCAACTGGCTCGCCTCGCAAGGGTGCTCCATCGCCAGCCTCACGTCACAGGTCAGCCCCGCTCCCCACACCGGCACCGAGCTGTTCTCCATGCGCCTCTGGGTGGAGGCGCCCAGCGCGCTCTCCGCCGCCCAGGTGCAGCGCGGCCTCACAGCGGTGGGGGACCGGCTCAACGTCGATGTGGACGTGGCGGAGAATTCACCCTCAGTTCGGCAGGAGATCGGCTGACACCAGCGAATTTCACTCGACTTTTCAGGCTCTGGATCCAAGGTTTTTCAGAACTGTTCCAGGGTCGGGCCGTACAATCGGGCAGTACGCCCCCGTGCGGTTGTAAAAGCGGGCTCAACGCATCCGGCGCCCCCCCAGGCGCCGAGCGGAACCCAGATTCAGAAGCCCCCGTGTTCGAGCGACTTGTCGCAGGGCGAGCCCCGCGGCAGGTCCTTTTGCACATTTAACTTGTGAAAAAAGGAGCAACCCCTCTCATGTCGGTCACGGCACCCGCGCAAGCCGAAGGCGCTTCCCGCCTCCCGCGCGCCATGAAGCCTCTGATTCTCGGGCTCCTCAGCGCCCTGCTCATGGTCGCGAACGCCCTCCCCTCGTTCGCCAGCGAAGCTGAGCTCAATCTCCCCGACATCACATCGCAGTTCGGGGGCGTCAGCGGCAAATCGCTGCTGATGTTCGGCCTCCTCATCTGCCTCGCAGGGTTCGCGTTCGGACTGATGCAGTTCATGCAGGTCAAGAACATGCCCGTCCACCCCTCGATGGCCGAGATGAGCGAGCTCATCTATGAGACCTGCAAGACCTACATGCTGACCCAGGGCAAGTTCCTGGGCATGCTGTGGGTCGGCATCGCGGTCATCATGGCCATCTACTTCAAAGGCGAGGGCGTGGCCACGGTCGCGCTCATCCTCGGCATGTCGGTTCTGGGCATTCTCGGCTCGT encodes:
- a CDS encoding TIGR04222 domain-containing membrane protein — encoded protein: MNLLDFWPVNMPAGPVFLVWFVGFFIAALIVGYVARNFIVQESGGAASARPHLREGNLPSGDDLALVAVLRDGQRGLRDWILATALAEGFVTTGAVDGQFLLASGASPSPILRRLAGELARRGGTFSASVLTAEVDSLAADEEPRLRQMLRDDGLVPSAETRRRRAVASAAPALVVMALGGLRLVRGVVLDRPVGFLVVEILFVGLVFLIIQKSVVNAPTRRGSRLLEWLVDATRSVRGELGQSPVGSASDVSLTTALSGLAAVTGLAMFAPYRAMLPTPS